GGTATTGTCGATGTCGCCGGGCACCAGATCGCCCTCAACTTTAGTTCGCTGATGTTCGTGCTGCCGATGTCGCTTGGTGCGGCAGTGACCATTCGCGTCGGTTTCCGCCTGGGGCAGGGATCAACCCTTGATGCGCAAATCGCAGCGCTCACCGGGCTGATGGTTGGCGTCTGCATGGCGGTGGTCACGGCGATTTTCACCGTGCTGCTGCGCGAGCAGATTGCCCTGCTCTATAACGATAATCCGCAAGTCGTGGCGCTGGCATCACACCTGATGTTGCTGGCGGCGATTTATCAGATTTCTGATTCGATCCAGGTCATTGGCAGCGGCGTGCTACGCGGCTATAAGGATACGCGCTCCATCTTCTTTATCACGTTTACCGCCTACTGGGTGCTGGGGCTTCCTTCCGGCTATATCCTGGCGCTGACTGATTTAGTGGTGCCAAGAATGGGACCGGCCGGTTTCTGGATGGGCTTTATCATCGGCCTGACGTCTGCGGCAATTTTGATGATGCTGCGGATGCGCTTCCTGCAACGCCAGCCTTCCGCCCGGATTTTGCAGCGCGCTGCGCATTAACAGGCCAGTAGCCGCCGGATGGCGGCTACTTTCCCGGCGTTTTGGTTAGTTGTTCCGCAATCGCGTGAATTCAGGAAGAAATTTGCCATTTTCCCCTTGCCACATCTCCGGGCTGCCGCTAATATTCGTCCCCGTTGTCAGCCACAACACTGCGTTCATAGCTCAGTTGGTTAGAGCACCACCTTGACATGGTGGGGGTCGTTGGTTCGAGTCCAATTGAACGCACCATTCTCTCAGTGCGTCCGTAGCTCAGTTGGTTAGAGCACCACCTTGACATGGTGGGGGTCGATGGTTCGAGTCCATTCGGACGCACCATTCTTAAGTTTCCTTTTTACTTCCCTTGTTTTATCGCTGCGTTACGCAGCAGACCGCCAACGCGGCCTGCCGGTGTTTTACGTTTACGCGCTCAGCGTTTTCATATCGATAACAAAACGGTACTTCACGTCGCTTTTCAGCAGGCGCTCAAAGGCGTCATTGATCTCATCCATCCGAATCAACTCCGAATCCGCCGTAATGTTATGTTCACCGCAGAAATCGAGCATTTCCTGAGTTTCGGCAATACCACCAATCGCGGAGCCGGAAACCGAACGGCGACCAATCAGCAGCGGGATGGTGTTAATGGTCGGTTCGAGTTCGCCCAGCAGCCCAACAAATACCAGCGTGCCATCCAGCGTCAGCGTTGACAGATAGGCATTGATATCGTGGGTGTAAGGCACGGTATCGATGATCAGCTCAAACTCCCCGTGTACCGCTTCCATCTGTTTCGCGTCTGTAGAGAGCACCACATGGTGCGCCCCCAGACGACGGGCATCCGCCTCTTTGCCCGGTGAACGGGTAAATAGCGTCACTTCCGCACCCAGCGCATGCGCCAGTTTCAGCGCCATATGCCCCAGCCCGCCAAGGCCGATCACCGCGACTTTACTGCCTTTTTTCACGCCCCAGCGGCGCAGCGGTGACCAGGTGGTGATCCCGGCG
Above is a genomic segment from Kosakonia radicincitans DSM 16656 containing:
- a CDS encoding NAD(P)-dependent alcohol dehydrogenase → MTMKVLGYAAQSNKAPLAPFHFERRDPRADDVVIDILYCGVCHSDLHQARNDWGFSQYPIVPGHEIIGRVVSAGAGVSKFKPGDLVGIGCMVDSCRECNPCKQGLEQYCEEGNVQTYNGIDRHDHRPTFGGYSQSIVCSQDFVLRIPENLDAQAVAPLLCAGITTWSPLRRWGVKKGSKVAVIGLGGLGHMALKLAHALGAEVTLFTRSPGKEADARRLGAHHVVLSTDAKQMEAVHGEFELIIDTVPYTHDINAYLSTLTLDGTLVFVGLLGELEPTINTIPLLIGRRSVSGSAIGGIAETQEMLDFCGEHNITADSELIRMDEINDAFERLLKSDVKYRFVIDMKTLSA